The proteins below come from a single Zea mays cultivar B73 chromosome 8, Zm-B73-REFERENCE-NAM-5.0, whole genome shotgun sequence genomic window:
- the LOC100282086 gene encoding seed specific protein Bn15D17A, with the protein MRMSCNGCRVLRKGCGDACTIRPCLQWIEAPEAQANATVFLAKFYGRAGLLNLLAAAPDDGVRPAVFRSLLYEACGRIVNPVYGSVGLLWSRQWHRCADAVEAVLRGDPVVQVDAGSDAAAAPPLLAGARPPPPAAFDIRHVPRDPDATAADLLRAGRKRFKRAGSSSNASKAKPLPLELEGKAGNNERASPSPPPTQQREAEELQPVPMVVEPEHGEESAGSHDHHLQLQGWSEEDTDVEAASHVSQAEAEPPASSQSQVLVADQEEEEVGLELTLGFEPVVRQQPRSSRCDKSGLSAASSLIGLRLQLPAA; encoded by the coding sequence ATGCGGATGAGCTGCAATGGCTGCCGCGTCCTGCGCAAGGGCTGCGGCGACGCCTGCACCATCCGCCCCTGCCTGCAGTGGATCGAGGCCCCCGAGGCGCAGGCCAACGCCACCGTCTTCCTCGCAAAGTTCTACGGCCGGGCGGGCCTGCTCAACCTGCTCGCCGCCGCGCCCGACGACGGCGTCCGCCCCGCGGTCTTCCGCTCCCTGCTCTACGAGGCGTGCGGCCGCATCGTCAACCCGGTCTACGGCTCCGTCGGCCTGCTCTGGTCGCGCCAGTGGCACAGGTGCGCCGACGCCGTCGAGGCCGTGCTCAGGGGGGACCCCGTCGTGCAGGTCGACGCCGGGTCCGACGCCGCCGCTGCCCCGCCGCTGCTCGCCGGCGccaggccgccgccgccggccgcctTCGACATCCGCCACGTCCCCAGGGATCCCGACGCCACCGCCGCCGACCTCCTCCGCGCCGGCCGCAAGAGGTTCAAGCGCGCGGGTTCGTCTTCCAACGCCTCCAAGGCGAAGCCCCTGCCCCTcgagctcgagggcaaggccgGCAACAACGAACGCGCGTCGCCCAGCCCTCCCCCGACGCAACAACGAGAGGCGGAGGAGCTGCAGCCGGTGCCGATGGTCGTCGAGCCAGAACACGGCGAGGAGTCCGCCGGCAGCCACGACCACCACCTGCAGCTGCAGGGGTGGTCGGAGGAGGACACCGACGTGGAGGCGGCCTCACACGTGAGCCAAGCCGAGGCTGAGCCGCCAGCCAGCAGCCAGAGCCAGGTGCTGGTAGCGGATCAGGAGGAAGAGGAGGTTGGGCTCGAGCTCACGCTTGGGTTCGAGCCTGTCGTCAGGCAGCAGCCGAGGTCGTCGCGCTGCGACAAGAGCGGCTTGAGCGCGGCATCGAGCCTCATCGGCCTGCGGCTGCAGCTGCCGGCCGCCTAA